The following proteins come from a genomic window of Macadamia integrifolia cultivar HAES 741 chromosome 14, SCU_Mint_v3, whole genome shotgun sequence:
- the LOC122061767 gene encoding uncharacterized protein LOC122061767 isoform X1 translates to MSDELFGKEADAKTIYLKASQRQAQLWYKKAKQKWMKDGDRNFKYFHLSVKIRRAHNQIRSLQKEDGSWIFDQQALKSYISSYYESFHGAAQLTPHWKLLDNIPQVLGDGENDILLAVPSKDEITKAVWDLDPDSSPGPDGFSGVEIFKGRVSQKHLLPMVDKIKTKLAGWKGKLLSLAGRVELVRSVISSLPIHNFEVYW, encoded by the exons ATGTCTGACGAATTATTTGGTAAAGAGGCTGATGCCAAAACTATCTATCTCAAGGCATCCCAAAGACAAGCTCAACTTTGGTATAAGAAAGCCAAACAGAAGTGGATGAAGGACGGTGATCGCAACTTTAAGTATTTTCACCTCTCTGTGAAAATAAGGCGAGCCCACAATCAGATTAGATCGCTTCAGAAAGAAGATGGCTCTTGGATTTTTGATCAGCAGGCTTTGAAGTCCTATATTTCCAGCTACTACGAATCTTTTCATGGGGCTGCGCAGTTGACTCCTCACTGGAAGCTGTTGGACAATATTCCTCAGGTGCTAGGGGATGGTGAGAATGATATCCTGTTAGCGGTTCCCTCGAAGGATGAGATTACTAAAGCAGTTTGGGATCTTGATCCTGATAGCTCTCCAGGCCCGGATGGCTTCTCAG GTGTTgagatttttaaaggaaggGTTTCTCAGAAGCACCTGCTGCCTATGGTGGATAAAATCAAGACTAAGCTAGCGGGTTGGAAGGGAAAACTCCTCTCCCTTGCAGGAAGAGTGGAATTAGTTAGATCAGTTATCTCTAGCCTCCCAATCCATAACTTTGAAGTGTATTGGTGA
- the LOC122061767 gene encoding uncharacterized protein LOC122061767 isoform X2: MSDELFGKEADAKTIYLKASQRQAQLWYKKAKQKWMKDGDRNFKYFHLSVKIRRAHNQIRSLQKEDGSWIFDQQALKSYISSYYESFHGAAQLTPHWKLLDNIPQVLGDGENDILLAVPSKDEITKAVWDLDPDSSPGPDGFSGVFARFDERIISNSPSSVKNAVPSSVAFEHFWPPISSSARR; this comes from the exons ATGTCTGACGAATTATTTGGTAAAGAGGCTGATGCCAAAACTATCTATCTCAAGGCATCCCAAAGACAAGCTCAACTTTGGTATAAGAAAGCCAAACAGAAGTGGATGAAGGACGGTGATCGCAACTTTAAGTATTTTCACCTCTCTGTGAAAATAAGGCGAGCCCACAATCAGATTAGATCGCTTCAGAAAGAAGATGGCTCTTGGATTTTTGATCAGCAGGCTTTGAAGTCCTATATTTCCAGCTACTACGAATCTTTTCATGGGGCTGCGCAGTTGACTCCTCACTGGAAGCTGTTGGACAATATTCCTCAGGTGCTAGGGGATGGTGAGAATGATATCCTGTTAGCGGTTCCCTCGAAGGATGAGATTACTAAAGCAGTTTGGGATCTTGATCCTGATAGCTCTCCAGGCCCGGATGGCTTCTCAG GAGTCTTTGCACGTTTCGATGAACGGATTATATCAAACAGCCCATCCTCAGTTAAAAACGCAGTACCCAGCTCTGTGGCTTTTGAACATTTCTGGCCTCCAATATCTTCATCAGCTAGAAGATAA
- the LOC122060620 gene encoding cytochrome P450 736A117-like → MFGAGTDPTSILLESTMAEILKHPEVMKEIQEEIKGVTRGKENIAYVDIKKMHYLNAVIKETLRLHPPLPLLIPRKLTENVNIQGFDVLANTIVIINAWAIGRDPVSWDEPEKFKPERFLNDVIPFGIGRRGCPGAQFAFGIVQLVITNLLHKFEWSLPWGLSGEDLDMTEATGLSSHLNSYLQVLVTLKNFNGPPTSSTKIDFYI, encoded by the coding sequence ATGTTTGGCGCCGGAACTGATCCCACAAGTATACTTCTGGAGTCGACGATGGCAGAAATTTTAAAGCATCCAGAAGTAATGAAAGAAATTCAAGAGGAAATAAAGGGGGTCACAAGGGGCAAAGAGAATATTGCATAtgttgatataaaaaaaatgcattatttGAATGCAGTGATTAAGGAGACACTAAGACTGCATCCTCCACTCCCCTTATTGATTCCACGTAAATTGACAGAAAATGTCAATATACAAGGATTTGATGTTCTAGCCAACACAATAGTAATAATCAATGCATGGGCCATTGGAAGGGACCCTGTGTCCTGGGATGAACCTGAGAAGTTCAAACCAGAGAGGTTCTTGAATGATGTAATTCCATTTGGAATAGGTAGGCGAGGATGTCCAGGAGCTCAATTCGCTTTTGGCATTGTTCAACTTGTAATCACTAATCTTTTGCACAAGTTTGAATGGTCCTTGCCTTGGGGATTGAGTGGGGAGGACTTAGATATGACGGAAGCTACCGGCTTATCGAGTCATTTAAACTCTTATCTTCAAGTTCTTGTTACTCTGAAGAATTTTAATGGCCCACCTACCAGTTCcacaaaaatagatttttatatataa